One segment of Erigeron canadensis isolate Cc75 chromosome 2, C_canadensis_v1, whole genome shotgun sequence DNA contains the following:
- the LOC122589768 gene encoding lysine histidine transporter-like 8, translating to METERPETELISIPATPEILTPSGQRSPRPMSLSKEGGNKSWTPTSFISPRFLSPIGTPMKRVLVNMKGYLEEVGHLTKLNPQDAWLPITESRNGNAHYAAFHNLNAGVGFQALVLPVAFSFLGWSWGIVSLTIAYFWQLYTLWILVQLHEAVPGKRYNRYVELAQAAFGERLGLWLALFPTVYLSAGTATALILIGGETMKLFFEIVCGPLCTSNPLSTVEWYLVFTSLCIVLSQLPNLNSIAGLSLIGAITAIVYSTMVWVLSVSQERPPNISYDPVSIPSFSASLFSFLNALGIIAFAFRGHNLVLEIQSTMPSTFKHPAHVPMWKGAKVAYFFIAMCLFPVAIGGYWAYGNLMPSGGMLNALYAFHSQDISRGLLAMTFLLVVFSCLSSFQIYSMPVFDSFEASYTSRTNRPCSVWVRSGFRVVYGFINFFIGVALPFLASLAGLLGGLTLPVTFAYPCFMWVLIKKPAKYSLNWYFNWTLGWLGIAFSLAFSFGGIWSMVNSGLKLKFFKPN from the exons ATGGAAACAGAAAGGCCGGAGACGGAGTTAATATCAATACCAGCAACGCCGGAAATATTAACTCCGTCGGGGCAAAGGTCGCCAAGACCAATGTCGTTGTCAAAAGAAGGTGGGAATAAGTCATGGACCCCGACTTCATTTATATCACCAAGGTTTTTAAGTCCAATAGGGACACCAATGAAAAGAGTGTTGGTTAATATGAAAGGATATTTAGAAGAAGTTGGTCATTTGACTAAATTAAATCCACAAGATGCATGGCTTCCTATTACCGAGTCAAGAAATGGGAATGCACATTATGCTGCTTTTCATAACCTTAATGCTGGTGTTGGCTTTCAAGCTTTGGTTTTGCCTGTTGCTTTCTCTTTCCTTGGCTG GAGTTGGGGCATAGTGTCATTAACCATAGCCTATTTTTGGCAACTATACACTTTGTGGATCTTGGTTCAACTTCATGAAGCAGTTCCAGGAAAGAGATACAATCGATACGTCGAACTTGCTCAAGCTGCTTTTG GGGAACGGCTCGGGTTATGGTTAGCTCTATTCCCCACGGTTTACTTGTCTGCTGGAACTGCAACAGCATTGATTCTTATAGGAGGCGAGACAATGAAACTTTTCTTCGAGATTGTTTGTGGGCCTCTTTGCACTTCAAATCCTTTAAGCACTGTTGAATGGTATTTGGTTTTCACCTCGTTGTGTATTGTCTTGTCTCAGCTCCCAAACCTCAACTCTATTGCCGGACTTTCACTCATAGGGGCAATCACCGCAATCGTTTACTCAACCATGGTTTGGGTTCTATCCGTTAGCCAAGAACGCCCGCCTAATATCTCCTATGACCCTGTGTCAATACCTTCCTTTTCAGCATCCCTTTTTTCGTTTCTTAATGCACTTGGTATCATTGCATTTGCATTTAGAGGCCACAATCTAGTCCTCGAGATTCAG TCTACGATGCCATCAACGTTCAAGCATCCGGCTCATGTGCCAATGTGGAAAGGAGCAAAGGTTGCATATTTCTTCATTGCAATGTGTTTGTTCCCTGTGGCAATTGGTGGTTATTGGGCATATGGAAACCTT ATGCCCTCAGGAGGGATGCTGAATGCACTTTATGCATTCCACAGTCAGGATATATCAAGAGGGCTGCTAGCGATGACATTCCTACTAGTCGTCTTTAGCTGCTTGAGTAGCTTTCAAATATACTCAATGCCTGTTTTTGACAGTTTTGAAGCCAGCTACACCAGCCGCACTAACCGGCCATGCTCTGTATGGGTTCGGTCTGGTTTTAGAGTGGTTTACGGGTTTATCAATTTCTTCATAGGTGTCGCACTCCCTTTTCTTGCCAGCCTTGCTGGTTTGTTAGGAGGGCTAACTCTTCCAGTTACATTTGCTTATCCATGTTTCATGTGGGTTCTTATCAAGAAACCTGCGAAGTATAGCTTGAACTGGTACTTTAACTGGACACTCGGTTGGCTAGGTATCGCCTTCAGTTTAGCGTTTTCGTTTGGGGGCATTTGGAGCATGGTCAACAGTGGACTTAAGCTGAAGTTCTTCAAGCCTAACTAA
- the LOC122589190 gene encoding ent-kaurene oxidase-like, with product MDVAAVGISTFGAPAVAVAGGVSFLALKTFLSRQQQQGGGSGNPNHLPSIPEVPGVPLLGNLLELKEKKPYKTFSKWAETYGPIYSIKAGATSMVVVNSNDLAKEAFVTRFDSISTRKLSKALKILSADKTMVAMSDYDDYHKTVKKNILTSMLGPAARKKHRDLRDIMAENLSSQLHALAPNSSREAINLRQIFQSELFSLAMKQTLGNDIENIYVDDLGTTMTREEVFQVLVLDPMMGAIEVDWRDFFPSLSWIPNASFENKINQMYIRREAVMKTLIQEQKKRIESGENLNTYIDYLLSEAQPLTEKQLLMSLWEPIIETSDTTMVTTEWAMYELAKNPQRQARLYEEIQSVCGSEKITEEKLCKMPYLSAVFHETLRRHSPVSIIPLRYVHENTELGGYHVPAGTELVINIYGCNMEKEIWEDPEEWNPERFLAENEPIDLQRTMAFGGGKRVCAGAMQAMLLACVGIGRMVQEFEWTLKDGEKEDVNTLGLTTQKLNPMLAIIKPRN from the exons ATGGATGTGGCAGCGGTGGGAATATCAACATTCGGTGCTCCTGCGGTGGCGGTTGCCGGTGGTGTATCTTTCTTGGCTCTTAAAACTTTTCTTTCtcgacaacaacaacaaggtggtggtagtggtaaTCCTAATCATCTCCCTTCCATTCCTG AGGTACCGGGAGTGCCATTGTTAGGGAATCTGCTTGAATTGAAGGAGAAGAAACCATACAAGACCTTCTCAAAATGGGCAGAAACTTATGGTCCTATTTACTCCATCAAAGCTGGAGCCACTTCCATGGTGGTTGTGAACTCCAATGATCTTGCTAAAGAG GCATTTGTAACCAGATTTGACTCCATTTCAACAAGAAAGCTTTCAAAGGCTTTAAAGATCCTCTCAGCTGATAAAACTATGGTTGCAATGAGTGATTATGATGACTATCACAAGACTGTCAAGAAAAACATACTCACGAGTATGCTAGGACCAGCTGCTCGG AAAAAACACCGAGACCTTAGAGACATCATGGCGGAGAATCTATCAAGCCAACTTCATGCCTTGGCTCCAAATTCTTCTCGAGAAGCAATAAACCTCAGGCAGATTTTCCAGTCTGAACTTTTTTCGTTAGCCATGAAACAA ACACTTGGGAACGATATTGAAAACATTTACGTGGATGATCTTGGTACCACCATGACCAGGGAAGAGGTATTTCAGGTTTTGGTGCTTGACCCGATGATGGGTGCCATTGAAGTTGACTGGAGAGACTTCTTTCCCTCTCTCAGCTGGATCCCCAACGCCAGCTTCGagaacaagattaatcaaaTGTATATCCGAAGAGAGGCTGTGATGAAGACTCTAATTCAAGAACAAAAGAAACGGATAGAGTCTGGGGAG AACCTAAACACCTACATTGATTACCTGCTGTCGGAAGCACAACCATTAACTGAGAAACAACTGCTGATGTCACTCTGGGAACCGATTATCGAAACATCAGACACCACTATGGTCACCACAGAATGGGCAATGTATGAACTTGCGAAAAACCCACAGAGGCAGGCTCGCCTTTATGAAGAAATACAAAGTGTTTGCGGATCTGAAAAGATCACAGAGGAGAAGTTGTGCAAGATGCCATACTTATCGGCTGTTTTCCATGAAACATTGAGAAGGCATAGTCCTGTTTCGATAATCCCCCTAAGATACGTGCACGAGAACACAGAGCTCGGAGGGTACCATGTTCCTGCTGGGACCGAG cttgtgataaatatatatggatGTAACATGGAGAAGGAAATCTGGGAGGACCCTGAAGAATGGAACCCGGAGAGATTTCTTGCAGAGAATGAACCAATAGATCTCCAAAGAACAATGGCATTTGGAGGGGGGAAAAGAGTGTGTGCTGGGGCTATGCAGGCAATGTTGCTTGCTTGTGTGGGGATTGGGCGAATGGTGCAGGAGTTTGAATGGACGCTTAAAGATGGCGAGAAAGAAGATGTCAATACGCTTGGGCTAACGACCCAAAAGCTTAATCCAATGCTTGCTATTATAAAACCGAGAAACTAA